The following are encoded together in the Lathyrus oleraceus cultivar Zhongwan6 chromosome 3, CAAS_Psat_ZW6_1.0, whole genome shotgun sequence genome:
- the LOC127129961 gene encoding uncharacterized protein LOC127129961: protein MAAHNIQFQEENINNQRNTTTSIKNLEIQMGQIAQQLVGSQAPGTQPSGTMINPREHNNVEEDELLEVDLEIRDHEKNEEEVVVLPVVEKEKQKDHKPTIRLPYSQRTKKKKNEKNFEKFLEMFKKLEINIPFSKGMKIPIKKKDIVSVTIPCTIGNRTFKMELIDLGASVSLMPLSIYKKLVDFVILEMPKDEEIPLILGRLFLESGWCMIGIEEGMVTLKVYDEELKIDV, encoded by the exons atggcagctcacaaTATTCAATTCCAAGAAGAGAACATAAATAATCAGAGAAACACCACAACTTctataaaaaatcttgaaattcaaATGGGACAAATAGCACAACAACTAGTCGGTTCCCAAGCACCAGGTACACAACCTAGTGGAACTATGATAAATCCTAGAGAACATAATAAT GTAGAAGAAGACGAGTTGTTGGAAGTGGATTTAGAAATTAGAGATCATGAGAAAAACGAAGAGGAGGTTGTTGTGTTACCAGTGGTTGAGAAAGAGAAACAGAAAGATCATAAACCAACCATCAGACTTCCATATTCCCAAAgaacaaagaagaagaagaatgagaaaaATTTCGAGAAATTCTTGGAGATGTTCAAGAAACTTGAGATTAACATTCCTTTTTCTAAG GGAATGAAGATACCAATAAAGAAGAAAGATATAGTATCAGTTACTATTCCTTGTACTATAGGAAATAGGACCTTCAAAATGGAGCTTATTGATTTGGGAGCTAGTGTAAGCTTGATGCCTTTATCTATTTACAAAAAATTGG TTGACTTTGTGATTCTTGAGATGCCTAAAGATGAAGAGATTCCTCTCATTTTAGGCAGACTATTTTTAGAGTCTGGATGGTGTATGATAGGCATAGAGGAAGGTATGGTGACTCTAAAAGTCTATGATGAAGAATTGAAAATTGATGTTTGA